TTGCCAATGGTGCTGGTTTACGAAGGTTCGCGATGGGTTCGTTGGCGATGGGATTTAACAACAAAAGATTTTAGACAGACTTCTCATTTGTGTACGGTATTGCTAGTAGGAGTGCTGATTTATCTATTTGTTTCTGAGCGATCGCTCCAGCTAATTTTTATCTTTTTTCAGTGGTTGCCAATAATTTGCTTTCCACTATTGGCAGCGCAGGCATATTCTACCAGCAACGGCATTGATGTTAATGCGCTGTTGTTAATGCAAGAGAAACCACAGTCAGTCAAGCAACAGGCAACAGTACTTAATTTGACTTATCCCTACTATGCTATCTGTTTGGTGTCGGCTAGTGCTGCCAACGTTAGAGACATGACTTTTTATTTAGGAATGTTGCTGCTAACAACTTTAGCTTTCTGGTTTTTGCGCTCTCCCAGATTTTCCCCCGCTCTCTGGATTTGCCTGGTTTTTATAACTGCTAGTTTGGGAATTGTCGGTCATGCAGGGATGCAGCAGCTTCAGGTAAGTTTAAAACGCAGTACCTACCGTTTATTTAGTAGCTTTTATCATCGCTCTCATATCGATCCCTGGCAGAGAACTACAGCTATTGGCGATATTGGTTCGCTCAAGCTTTCTAACCGCATTGTTTTGAGAGTCAAACCCGCCTCTGGAGAGCTTGCGCCAGAGCTTTTAACCGAAGCGGTTTACGATCGGTATCGCTCGCCTAGATGGATTGCCGATAGTACTGATTTTACTCACGTCAAGCCAGACTCTGAGGGACTTAGTTGGCAACTAAAAGAGACAGAAAGCAATGCAGGTAACTCGACGGTTAATATTGCTGGCTATTTGGGTAAAAAATCCGAATTGTTAAACTTACCCGATGGCACTGTAGAGGTTAACCGCCTGTTAATAGATACTATGGAGCGCAATCAATACGGTACGGTAAAAATAAAGGGCGAACCTGGTTTTATTTCCTATTTAGCTAAGTATAAAAATGATTTTTCTCTCGGTAGCCCTCCTACCCCAGCCGATTTACAAATTCCTGCTGCCGAACAACCTGCGATCGCTAAAATAGTATCTAGTTTGGATTTAACAGAGCGATCGCCAGAAGAAATTTTACGGCGCGTAGAAAGCTTTTTCCAGCAAGAATTTAATTATTCTCTCGAATTGACACAACAAGGTAATAACTCGACACCTCTGGCGACGTTTTTGCTAGACAATCGTTCGGGACACTGTGAATATTTCGCCACCGCTACCACACTTTTGTTACGCGCTGTGGGTATTCCTACTCGCTATACAGTTGGCTATTCGGTTCATGAATTCAGTCGGCTGGAAAACCAGTATATCGTGCGAGAGCGCAACGCTCATGCCTGGACGCAAGTATATGTAAACGGCACCTGGCAAGCACTAGATACTACTCCTAGTTCGTGGATTGGTATTGAGGAGAGAGCCAAGCGCAATTGGCAGTGGTTTTTCGATCTGCTTTCGTTTATTAAGTTTAAATACTTCGATATCTTGCGCGAGATTGCCGAAGGGGGTTTGGCTCGTTATTGGTGGTGGTTAATTTTGCCTCTAGGCTTACTTCTGTGGCGTTGGTTGAAAAGCCAGGATCTAAATAACAGAAAGAGAATCGACATTACTAGAGGTAAAGACAAAAACTCTTTTATAGGAGAAGATTCGGAAATATATTTAGTAGAACAAGCCTTAAACGAACTGGGGTTTATTCGCGATCGCTCCGAAACTTTTCAAGACTGGCTTAATAGATTGGAAAACAAACTACCGTCAGCAGATTTACTCGCCGACTTGCGATCGCTAGTAAGACTCCATTATCGCTATCGTTTCGATCCTCTAGGTATCGAACCACACGAAAGAGCCAAACTAAGATCCCTCGGTCAAACTTGGTTGTCTAAATATCGTCAGGTTATGAGTAGTCAAGCTGATTCTTAGAAATGCGATCGTCGGATAAGATGACGCGGTAAACTACTCAGCAAATTATTGTTTTGGTTGCTTTTCCTACGTAACTCATTTGATGATTAAAGTTTTTTTAAGCTCGTTTTACGTACATTTTTCTTTCATTATTAAAGTAATTTGGTACCCTAGTTAGTAAAAGTAATAAAAATCCGAGATCGAAGATTAAGTAAAATAGTTTCTGACAAAAATATTACTAGTTATTTGTATTAAGAGATTGTCTGAAAAGTTTAATCCCTAAACTTTATAAGCTTGGGGATTAATAAACTTTATTTTTAAGAAGCCCTACAAGTTTTTTTTGCAAGGCTTCTTTAACAAAACCAGTATTAGCTACGGCAATATTGAATCTTTATGCAAAATGAATATTGCGATTGACATTAGTGCAATGTCAAATTTTTATACTAAAGTGACATTATCTGCAACAGAAAAATTGGCAGGATTTTCTAAGATGACAAATTGAGCATTTTTAAACGATAAGGCTCCACTTTGAGAATCATATTGAAAGTCGTCAGTGGAAGAAGCTCCAAATCCCTGTTTATCGATCTCGATAACATCTCCCTGTTGCCCATCAAAATCTTTAATAACATCTATTCCTTCTTGCTTATTGTTGAAAGCAAAAGTATCAGCACCATTACCACCCGTTAGGTAATCATTCCCTTTATTGCCATAAAGTCGGTCGTTACCACCACCACCGTAAAGCTGGTCATTACCTCCACCGCCATACATGGTGTCGTTACCTTCACCTCCATAAAGGGTATCATTTCCGTTACCAGCTTCTAAATAGTCGTTACCCTTATCAGCAGCCAAATAATCATTGCCTTTGTCGCTATAAAGTTGGTCATTACCATTACCACCTGTTAGCAAACCATCTCCGTCACCTTCTACTTCTACGTAACTATTGCTGCTGTCTTTTACCAAACTATTAAAATCATCACTAGAGAGTTTGGTTGAGTCTGTGCTAATACTAAAACTGCTGCTAGAATCTGTCACCATGATTCGATCTCCTATTGCGACTGAATTATTTTGTTATACAAAATTATTCTATTATATTTATGCATAATAAATATTTAAAATGAGCTTATTTTTGTAAAACTTTTTGAGCTTTAAATATTTTAATTTAATTTGCGGTAAAGCTTTGGTACAAAGATTTTGCGTTTTATTAGCTATAGGTTTTAATTTAAAAAAGTTAACAATTTATTAATAACTTAACTTTGACAAAACGCTAAAATTTGCGATCGCCTAATCGACTTTTATTTAATGTATAACGACCGCTATATATCAAGCATTTGGTAATAAGTATAGTTTGACTCAAGTAAAAAATTAAAATAGCCCCACTAGCAGATTTATGGGGCTGAAAAAACAAAAATTATTATGTATTTTAGCTAGAAAATCTATTTTCAGGTAAAACAAAAGCAAATTTCTAAACTAAACGAATATTATCTTCAACAGAAAAATTAGGTGTCCCTTCTAAGATAGCGAATTTGGTTCCGTCAAACGATAAAGCACCATTAAGATCGTTATAGTAAAAATCATCGATGGAAGAAGCTCCAAAACCACTTTTGTTGATTTCAATAACATCTCCTTCGTACTTATGGAAATCTTTAATGACATCAGTTTTTTCATACTTATTGTGAAAAACAAAAGTATCAGACCCTTTACCACCTGTTAAAGAATCGTTACCTTTACCACCGTAGAGCTTATCGTTTCCACTACCACCATATAGCTTATCATTACCTTTGCCTCCTACTAAGTAGTCGTTACCTTTGTCACCATAGAGCTTGTCATTGCCGTTGCCACTATAAAGTTTGTCATTACCATTGCCGCCATAGAGTTTGTCATTGCCGTTGCCGCTTTTGAGATAGTCATTGCCGTTACTGCCTTTAAGATAACTAGAGCTGTAGCTATAACCATCGGAACTATAGCTAGTGCTAGAACTGTAGCTATATTTTTTACCACTTTTTTTAAAGCTATAATTTTTGCTGCCTTTTTTACCGCCTTTTGAATAGTTTTTTAAGAGATCGTCACTTATGTAATCGGAAAGATCTACTTTAATTAAATCACCAGCATCAAGAATCATGGTTCAATCTCCTTTTCCGACTGAAACACTTTGTTTTACAAATTTATTGTATTATTTTAAAGCTAATAAACTACTTAAAATAGTTTGTTAACAATTTGTAAACTTCAATTTTTTAATCTTCGAACAAGTTAGTTTAAGTTGCAGATTTTTTTATAGTTATCTTAGAAAAATTAAGACCAAACTAAGTGTATTTTGTCAGGCAAAAATTGATATACTGTCAACTTTTAATTTTAGTTTAACTATAAAGTCAAGAATATTTCTGCCAATTTGGCATTTATTTTGAGCGATCGCCAAATACCTTACATATAAAAGAGATATGGGTCAACTAAACCAAAATTACCTGTATATACCACTATAATTCTTAAAGTACGTATAGATTTTTGTTGCAATAGTACTTTGTTAGTACATAATATTTTTTCTTTTATGGAAATATTCCTGGTGTCCGCTATAGTTCACAATATAACAATGGTCACCAGACAAGATTGATAAGTCCCGCTCAAATATCAAAGTTTACTATAAAAATACAAATCAATTTCGCTCGATAATTATCGTACTCTAATTTAAAATACTCAAATTTTATCTTTAAAAGAAGAATTTCCAAGCTTTTGGTCTAAGAACTATAGTTTTATGTCAAAAGATGTCAGTTTTAAAGATTATCTTTGGTTGTCTTTAAAGCAGCAATAAAGCCAGCGATCGCTTCACTAACTTTAATCGGATATTCGGCGATCGCCAAGTGTCCTGCATCTGATAGATGTAAATGTTTAGCGAACTTAAAATTTCGCGCTAATTCCACTCCCATAGCGGCAGTAAACATCGGATCTTTACCGCCACTAATTACTAAAACTGGTACTCGATCTTTAAAATCGTCATGTCGATGTCGCCAAAAATTATAGCCCCAAAAAATTTCTAAAGCTTTATAAGGATGAGGTTCTATCGGTACGGGACTTTCAGCCAAAAAACGCTCTAGTTTTTCACCTTGATGGTTACTAGATAAACGATTGGTTAATGTTTGTATGCCTGGGAGATGATAGAGATATCTGCCACCCCAAGCCAAAAATTTTATTAGAGGAATTTCCCACCAGGGAGCAAGATCGTGTGTACCCCCAGCTACTAAAACTAGACCAGATACGA
This region of Myxosarcina sp. GI1 genomic DNA includes:
- a CDS encoding transglutaminase family protein — its product is MINKNLNTPPMLLGAAILFWGWQTGWWLAALPMVLVYEGSRWVRWRWDLTTKDFRQTSHLCTVLLVGVLIYLFVSERSLQLIFIFFQWLPIICFPLLAAQAYSTSNGIDVNALLLMQEKPQSVKQQATVLNLTYPYYAICLVSASAANVRDMTFYLGMLLLTTLAFWFLRSPRFSPALWICLVFITASLGIVGHAGMQQLQVSLKRSTYRLFSSFYHRSHIDPWQRTTAIGDIGSLKLSNRIVLRVKPASGELAPELLTEAVYDRYRSPRWIADSTDFTHVKPDSEGLSWQLKETESNAGNSTVNIAGYLGKKSELLNLPDGTVEVNRLLIDTMERNQYGTVKIKGEPGFISYLAKYKNDFSLGSPPTPADLQIPAAEQPAIAKIVSSLDLTERSPEEILRRVESFFQQEFNYSLELTQQGNNSTPLATFLLDNRSGHCEYFATATTLLLRAVGIPTRYTVGYSVHEFSRLENQYIVRERNAHAWTQVYVNGTWQALDTTPSSWIGIEERAKRNWQWFFDLLSFIKFKYFDILREIAEGGLARYWWWLILPLGLLLWRWLKSQDLNNRKRIDITRGKDKNSFIGEDSEIYLVEQALNELGFIRDRSETFQDWLNRLENKLPSADLLADLRSLVRLHYRYRFDPLGIEPHERAKLRSLGQTWLSKYRQVMSSQADS
- a CDS encoding calcium-binding protein — protein: MVTDSSSSFSISTDSTKLSSDDFNSLVKDSSNSYVEVEGDGDGLLTGGNGNDQLYSDKGNDYLAADKGNDYLEAGNGNDTLYGGEGNDTMYGGGGNDQLYGGGGNDRLYGNKGNDYLTGGNGADTFAFNNKQEGIDVIKDFDGQQGDVIEIDKQGFGASSTDDFQYDSQSGALSFKNAQFVILENPANFSVADNVTLV
- a CDS encoding alpha/beta fold hydrolase — its product is MSDRVSNHNDYLQGKLIGLRRKVKLQISHHSGTQPALVFIHGGLGNRFNWRSQYEYFLARGREVLAYDLAGHGQSSAYRRYSLGRHRRDLTRLLKLYKIKAPVLCCHSYGVPLGLEYARKNLVSGLVLVAGGTHDLAPWWEIPLIKFLAWGGRYLYHLPGIQTLTNRLSSNHQGEKLERFLAESPVPIEPHPYKALEIFWGYNFWRHRHDDFKDRVPVLVISGGKDPMFTAAMGVELARNFKFAKHLHLSDAGHLAIAEYPIKVSEAIAGFIAALKTTKDNL
- a CDS encoding calcium-binding protein, producing MILDAGDLIKVDLSDYISDDLLKNYSKGGKKGSKNYSFKKSGKKYSYSSSTSYSSDGYSYSSSYLKGSNGNDYLKSGNGNDKLYGGNGNDKLYSGNGNDKLYGDKGNDYLVGGKGNDKLYGGSGNDKLYGGKGNDSLTGGKGSDTFVFHNKYEKTDVIKDFHKYEGDVIEINKSGFGASSIDDFYYNDLNGALSFDGTKFAILEGTPNFSVEDNIRLV